In Scophthalmus maximus strain ysfricsl-2021 chromosome 5, ASM2237912v1, whole genome shotgun sequence, a single window of DNA contains:
- the LOC118311552 gene encoding cysteine-rich secretory protein LCCL domain-containing 1, with protein MKSPLPFLGWVRAASLYLCLTQTALAVVLTNSTRLESILDKFRDQDEEWWRARPRGKRAISEGDMHLILDLHNKLRGQVHPPASNMEYMVWDNELERSAEHWAHTCRWEHGPSHMLTQIGQNLGAHWGRDRPPTYHVQAWYDEVRYYSYPYSQECNPHCPFRCSGPVCTHYTQLVWATSNRIGCAINVCYNMNVWGMIWAKAVYLVCNYSPPGNWWGHAPYKYGTPCSACPASYAGGCRDNLCYKDGGVDRRPPPEIEENYIEPEPEPVRDREPQPRAQSPDPTPTDNREANQVVSTEQMCQQVDCETKLRDQCKGTTCNRYECPPGCLHRSGKVAGTGYYDMQSSVCGAGLHSGVIDDDGGWLDVTRLGRKQQFTKSYKNGIQSIGKNRSANSFKVESVPVKAVTCDTTVALFCPFKKPLRHCPRLYCPRNCLRDSRARVVGTKYYADKSSICRAAIHAGVIRGESGGYLDVMPVDRRRQYSGSYQNGISSESLLNPTGGKAFRVFAVI; from the exons ATGAAGAGTCCCCTTCCTTTCCTGGGCTGGGTTAGAGCCGCGAGCTTGTACCTGTGCCTGACCCAGACCGCCCTGGCCGTGGTCCTCACCAACTCCACGCGGCTGGAGTCCATCCTGGACAAGTTCCGGGACCAGGACGAGGAGTGGTGGAGGGCGAGGCCAAGGGGCAAGAGGGCCATCAGCGAGGGAGACATGCACCTCATCCTGGACCTGCACAACAAGCTGCGCGGTCAGGTCCACCCTCCTGCCTCCAACATGGAGTACATG GTATGGGATAATGAGTTAGAGCGGAGCGCAGAACACTGGGCACATACCTGCCGGTGGGAACATGGGCCGAGCCACATGCTGACTCAAATAGGCCAAAACCTCGGAGCGCACTGGGGCAG GGACCGCCCACCTACCTACCACGTCCAGGCATGGTATGATGAGGTGAGATACTACAGCTACCCCTACTCCCAGGAGTGTAACCCACACTGTCCGTTCAGATGCTCAGGACCTGTGTGCACTCACTACACTCAG TTGGTGTGGGCAACCAGTAATCGCATTGGGTGTGCCATCAACGTGTGCTACAACATGAACGTGTGGGGCATGATCTGGGCCAAAGCTGTCTATCTGGTCTGCAACTACTCTCCACC GGGTAACTGGTGGGGTCACGCTCCATATAAATATGGAACTCCCTGCTCTGCCTGTCCAGCCAGCTATGCTGGAGGCTGCAGGGACAACCTCTGCTACAAAG ACGGGGGTGTGGACAGGCGTCCGCCTCCTGAGATCGAGGAGAACTACATTGAGCCCGAACCCGAGCCGGTGAGGGACAGAGAGCCCCAACCCAGGGCCCAGTCACCCGACCCCACGCCCACTGACAACCGGGAGGCCAACCAGGTTGTCAGCACAGAGCAGATGT GCCAACAAGTCGACTGTGAGACCAAGCTGAGAGATCAGTGCAAGGGGACCACTTGTAACAG ATACGAGTGTCCACCTGGCTGCCTTCACAGGTCTGGGAAAGTGGCCGGGACTGGATATTATGACATG CAATCCAGTGTGTGTGGAGCCGGCTTACACTCTGGTGTCATTGACGATGATGGAGGATGGCTGGATGTGACGAGACTCGGCAGAAAGCAGCAATTCACCAAATCATACAAGAATGGTATTCAATCAATTGG gaaaaacagaagtgCAAATTCCTTCAAAGTAGAGTCAGTGCCTG TCAAGGCAGTAACATGTGACACCACCGTGGCACTTTTCTGCCCTTTCAAGAAACCTCTGCGACACTGTCCCAG gTTGTATTGTCCCAGGAACTGTTTGCGTGACAGTCGAGCCCGAGTCGTCGGGACAAAGTATTACGCAGAT AAATCCAGTATCTGCAGAGCGGCCATTCACGCTGGAGTGATCCGGGGCGAGTCCGGAGGATACCTCGATGTGATGCCAGTGGACAGAAGGAGGCAGTACAGTGGCAGTTACCAGAATGGCATCTCCTCAGAGAG ccTTCTGAACCCAACAGGAGGAAAAGCCTTCAGAGTGTTTGCAGTCATCTGA